CAGGAGGTTGATTGCTCAGAAGAAGATGGGATCGAGCTGAGGAATCGTGTTTAGATACTATAATCTGATTTCAATACAATATTACATGCCTTGGTATGTGCAAAATTCTACTTGGTATGTGCAAAATTCTACACTTTCAAGCCAATTCAGGTGCATGCCCAGGAGGTTGATTGCTCAGAAGAAGATGGGATCGAGCTAAGGAATCGTGTTTAGATACTATAATCTGATTTCAATACAATATTACATGCCTATGTTTTTTTAGTTGTTGTAGGCTTAGTAGTATTTATGGAGGAGTGCTATGAATTCCATATAGTTGTAGCTGACATGAGAACATGCAAGTGTCCTCCTCTGTTCAAGTAaagttctttctttttctccatagaagtttcaattttttattttttattttttttaaagaaagaaagaaagaaaagtttgcACATGTTTGGGCCTTTGACAATATGCGATAGAGGCTTAaacttttagaaaaagaaaaggtccaaaaaaaaaaaattgccaatGGCAATATGGAGGGCCCAGAAAATAGAAGATCTGCTGGTGGGCTTAttctatttttcaattttctttcaaCAATGTGGGcttagattttgcaaaatttaaGCAGAAGGCAAAAGCAATTCAGGGGAAAGCTGGCCTTTCCTTTTTATCTTAAATACCTAAGCGTTATCATTGAATAGATATAAGAAAGTGGGAGAAGAATTGCAAGTTTATTCTCCAATAGATGATGAGGCTGGTCCATGAACCTTTGACAAGAAGCCCTACTTGTCTTCTGAATCAATTGGGAAGTAATTCTTGCACCACGACATCCTCTAGGCCTTCAAGTATCAACAAATATGGCAATcgcatggaaaaaaaaaatgatatacATGGAATGAGTGGCACTTTGTTTTAGTCACAATGCTTAAATAGGTTTTAGAAGCGATTGGGCTTCACACGTTAGAATTAATGATATGTTGGACCGTGTTTTGATTACGGGTTCCTCATATTTGGATTCATCCTGGCCTGCATGAGATGAACACCTTTCCTTATAGGAGGGTTTAGAGTGTGGATTGCCCCACACGTAACGTAAAATTAGCCCccacatcatcatcatcatatgATGTCACATTTACATTAACTATTTTGGTTTGACTAGACTAACTTAAGGTGGACTTATAAAAGTAATTAATCCAATTTCATTAGTTCTCCTCAAATTACCTCTTCTTTTTAAATCTCAAAGAAAAGATGCAATAGAGAATTAGCAGCATGGgcaatttaatttttgatataATTTATTTTGTCTTCATCAGGTTTAGAGTTCATTTAGAGTTCAAATTCTATGCCCGATAAAAGATACTCCATATGAGAATGTAGGGAGAAGTGAGAAGATAACACAAAAAACATAAAAGggtaaaaattattttttaccTTACGAGTGTTTTGATTGGATTATTTTAACGTCTTGACGAGAAGAtaacgcaaaaaaaaaaaaaaagggtaaaaattatttttcacctTACCGAGTATTTTGATTGGATTAGTTTAACGTTTTGGCACTTTATTCCAAAAGGAATATATATAGAATATGACAAGGAATGCATACTGTTAAAAAAAGTTTAGCACAATAGGAATAAAAAAAACGTGTACGATTATGGATTTTCAGCTTTGTTCTCGTCAATTAATCCAACACATACTTCCCTAATTATAACTAGTTTtgccccaaaaaaagaaaaaagaaaaaaaaaggagtataCACGCAATCAATCGGAAAGCTCCATTGTCAATCGTCACACTTTAAATTGTGGAGGAAACAGATTCTCTGTTATTTGGTATGTACCTAACAGTCAATACGCGCAACCTTTCTCAAAGGTTCGGTTAAGGTTATAACGACCCATGGCGCGCCAAATTTAGAATAGTGAAAACTCTCTTGGCTTCGTATTAACTACCTTCAAATTTCTGAAGAAACAACTGCATAGATTTGTAGAGTTTCTTGTAAGACAGAGCGCAATCTTAGCAGACTCCAAGAAACGATGGCCCCCCGCTTCCCTTCGTTCCTTAACACAATACAACGAAACTACAGACAAAAGTAAGCCAAACTCTTAATTATGATCACCAGTTTCTTGCTTTATACTCCACCCCACAACTTTTTCTTGATATTGATTTTGTTTAGGTATTTTTAGTTTATAAACAAAGGAAAGTGCCGATGGTTAATTGGATCTTATAATTAAGTTTGAAACATGtgggattttttttcttgtttttgaagGACTAAGGAAAGAACAGGTTCAAGCAGTGCAACAACGAGAAGGAATAGTGTAATGGAAGATGATGATGCTTTTGAGGATGCTGTTTCGGATTCAGAGGGAACTCCTTTATCTGCCATTGCAGATGCTTTTGAGGAACTTTCTCGTTTATTGAAGTCAAGGggtcctaattttgatcttgaTTTGAAGCCCTTTTGTGATGCATGTTCTCTTGTTTCCGTCCTCTTTGGTTCTTTGGGAATTGCCTTCAAATTTGCGGAGATGGAGTACGTGTCCAAGGTTAGCactgtttatttgtttttatttcttttttatttttagaatgGGAAGAGTAGGAAATACGAAGTAGGGAATAGAGACGGTAAGAATTGAACACTCATTCTAAAACCAGGGACAAAGACCCTTTACCATTGGGCCTGATTCTCTAAAATTATATACTTTTTGAGCATCTTTTATGCATGGATTTTTGGCTTGGAGGGATAACATTTGTATGTCTGAAATCTTTAATGCCTTATATATGTATGTCATCCAAGCACAGGTATGTCTCTTGCCAGTATGATTTCTTACATAGGCAGAGATTTAGGATTAAGAGGGGCAAATTAGTTTAATTTGGTCAACAGAAGGAACAGAAAAAAATTGCTGGATCAGTTTCGTGTATGTAACAAATGAACAAGGTCTTGTTTTGACGCTTCCATCCCAGAATAAAATTGTATAAGCAATTACTGCAGAATGGTATTTGctctattttcttcttttctcctcGAAAAAGTATACATTTAGGACTAAGAAATGAAAGAGCCACCTGCTATAGTTTTCAATGGGGTGAACTTGCGTTCGGGCTTCATGATCAATGCCAAAGATTTGAATAGGAGAATTTACAGATAATATGCTTTAAGCGCGGAATCTCATGGTTGCTTGGGTTGTCACCTATTTGAGAGTAACTCTTCTTATACCAAGGGAAGCTTCCCTCATAGGAGGTACGACTGATTCTAGAAGATGGCAGGGCTTATGGTTTTTGGATGATTGCCAAGCACAAAAATCACAGCTTTTTTCTGAACTTTTAATAGCAAAGACTCCTTTTAGCCCCTAATTGCAGTGACTTCTATTCTTCTATGGTGGGTGGAAACTAGTAAACAGTAATAATAACGAAATCAAATTGATCAAGTTGTTGATGTGCAAAAGATGGAGGGCAACGTGTAGCCTCTTCACTAATACTGCTAGGGAAGAACTTTTGTGCATCTTTTTTTACCTCACCTAGCTCCATTCAGTTTCTTTATCATTAGCTCTGTACCTCAGAACTTTAACGCCTGAAATCTCCCCTCCTTTACCTGTTGCCTCATCCGCCAGGAGATGAAATGTTCTTTCAGAAAAGCACGTATCATGTATAGTCCTAATGATGACACCTTCATTCTGTTTTCAGTAGTTCTTTTTCACCTCTCAGTGGATGTATTGCTGTCATTGCTCCAGGTACAGGATCTAGAGGATGCATCAGAGGACTATGGCACATTGAATAACATACTTGATTATGACGTTGAAATGGACACTGTAAAATCAGCTGGGAGCCTCTCACGTAACTTACGCAGGGTTAGGCAGGGCCTGGATCTCATTAGAGCTTTATTTCAAAACTTTTTGTCGGCCGAGTATGTTTCTTTCCTCCTTGTACATATTCATAAGCAAGAAGTTGACCCTATAACTAAATGGTGTTCATAGCCAATTCAGATGTAGTGTTGATGTTGATGTTCCTCATCACTGTACTGTTTCATTCATCTGTGTTTCAAAGTTACAGCAAAGAATAGGATATGGTATTGCATGTTACTATAAAGCATCTATTTCTTGGCTGTGTTTATTTGCTTAGTGGCGGGCAAAAGAGATATAACTGTTCCTTAATTCATAAGTTACTATACATTCCGTTGTTTGTTATGAACACCAACAAGGCTCATTGGAAAATCTGGTTGATTTTCTTTGAAGTTCAGCATTGCGTTCATATTCTGATTAGCAGTAGGATTTTCCTGCCCCTATCTTTCTCAGCCACCATTTTGATGCTTCTAGTCATAACTGCTGCAACTAACCTGGCATTTGTGTTCCTCGTTGCCTCCTAAATTGATGGCCAACTTTACTTTTTAACTCCAGTGAACGTTCTCTGAAAGAAGCTGCTCAAACAGCTTATACAAAAGTTTGTGCACCATACCACACATGGGCAATCAGGACTGCTGTTTCAGCTGGTATGTGTGCCCTGCCGACGAGGGAGCAACTTCTGGAGAGGCTAAATGAAACTGGTGAGACattttgtggcttttctagTACATTTCTAACACCTTTCTGGCATCCAAAAAAGCAGACAT
This portion of the Coffea eugenioides isolate CCC68of chromosome 11, Ceug_1.0, whole genome shotgun sequence genome encodes:
- the LOC113753861 gene encoding ACD11 homolog protein-like, translating into MAPRFPSFLNTIQRNYRQKTKERTGSSSATTRRNSVMEDDDAFEDAVSDSEGTPLSAIADAFEELSRLLKSRGPNFDLDLKPFCDACSLVSVLFGSLGIAFKFAEMEYVSKVQDLEDASEDYGTLNNILDYDVEMDTVKSAGSLSRNLRRVRQGLDLIRALFQNFLSADERSLKEAAQTAYTKVCAPYHTWAIRTAVSAGMCALPTREQLLERLNETEESAEREMRRYINGSHPVIEYIDKLYISRNISLDW